A genomic window from Sceloporus undulatus isolate JIND9_A2432 ecotype Alabama chromosome 9, SceUnd_v1.1, whole genome shotgun sequence includes:
- the GPN2 gene encoding GPN-loop GTPase 2 isoform X1: MEEKEVCIMSKSHKQSALAFSQAVIGPPGSGKTTYCLGMQEFLSAIGRKVAIVNLDPANERIPYQCAVDISELITLADVMENLELGPNGGLIYCMEYLEANFDWLQEKLAQFKGHYFLFDCPGQVELCTHHNSLRNIFAQLAKWNFRLAAVHLVDSHYCTDPGKFISVLCTSLSTMLHVELPHINVLSKMDLIEQYGKLAFNLDYYTEVLDLSYLVDHLASDPFFKKYRRLNEKLVEVIEDYSLVSFIPLNVQDKESMRRVMQAVDKANGYSFGDLEQRSLEAMMSAAVGADFHFTSTLAVQEKYMQPDEKTVEQEAMETQ; the protein is encoded by the exons ATGGAG gaGAAAGAGGTTTGCATCATGTCAAAAAGCCATAAGCAGTCTGCATTAGCCTTTAGCCAGGCAGTGATTGGCCCTCCTGGCTCAGGGAAAACAACCTACTGCCTTGGCATGCAGGAGTTCCTTTCCGCAATCGGGCGCAAGGTTGCCATTGTGAATCTGGACCCAGCCAATGAAAGGATTCCTTACCAGTGTGCTGTGGACATATCAGAACTGATCACCTTGGCTGACGTCATGGAGAACCTGGAATTGGGACCCAACGGTGGCTTGATTTACTGCATGGAGTACTTGGAAGCTAACTTTGACTGGCTGCAGGAGAAACTGGCCCAGTTTAAGGGTCATTACTTCTTGTTTGACTGTCCAGGGCAAGTGGAACTATGCACCCACCATAATTCATTGAGAAACATCTTTGCTCAGCTTGCTAAGTGGAACTTCAGG CTGGCTGCAGTTCATTTGGTGGATTCTCATTACTGCACCGACCCTGGCAAATTCATCTCTGTTCTCTGCACATCCCTCTCCACCATGCTGCATGTTGAGCTGCCCCACATCAATGTCCTCTCCAAAATGGACCTGATAGAACAATATGGGAAATTGG CTTTCAATCTAGATTACTACACAGAAGTTCTTGATCTGTCTTACCTCGTGGATCACTTGGCTTCAGATCCATTTTTCAAGAAATACCGTCGCTTAAATGAGAAACTTGTGGAAGTGATTGAGGACTACAGCTTGGTCTCTTTTATTCCTCTCAATGTCCAG GATAAGGAGAGTATGAGGCGTGTGATGCAGGCAGTGGACAAAGCCAATGGCTATTCTTTTGGAGACTTGGAGCAGAGAAGCCTTGAAGCAATGATGTCTGCCGCAGTAGGAGCTGATTTTCATTTCACATC TACACTGGCTGTCCAGGAGAAGTATATGCAGCCAGATGAGAAAACTGTGGAACAAGAAGCGATGGAAACCCAATAG
- the GPN2 gene encoding GPN-loop GTPase 2 isoform X2 has translation MSKSHKQSALAFSQAVIGPPGSGKTTYCLGMQEFLSAIGRKVAIVNLDPANERIPYQCAVDISELITLADVMENLELGPNGGLIYCMEYLEANFDWLQEKLAQFKGHYFLFDCPGQVELCTHHNSLRNIFAQLAKWNFRLAAVHLVDSHYCTDPGKFISVLCTSLSTMLHVELPHINVLSKMDLIEQYGKLAFNLDYYTEVLDLSYLVDHLASDPFFKKYRRLNEKLVEVIEDYSLVSFIPLNVQDKESMRRVMQAVDKANGYSFGDLEQRSLEAMMSAAVGADFHFTSTLAVQEKYMQPDEKTVEQEAMETQ, from the exons ATGTCAAAAAGCCATAAGCAGTCTGCATTAGCCTTTAGCCAGGCAGTGATTGGCCCTCCTGGCTCAGGGAAAACAACCTACTGCCTTGGCATGCAGGAGTTCCTTTCCGCAATCGGGCGCAAGGTTGCCATTGTGAATCTGGACCCAGCCAATGAAAGGATTCCTTACCAGTGTGCTGTGGACATATCAGAACTGATCACCTTGGCTGACGTCATGGAGAACCTGGAATTGGGACCCAACGGTGGCTTGATTTACTGCATGGAGTACTTGGAAGCTAACTTTGACTGGCTGCAGGAGAAACTGGCCCAGTTTAAGGGTCATTACTTCTTGTTTGACTGTCCAGGGCAAGTGGAACTATGCACCCACCATAATTCATTGAGAAACATCTTTGCTCAGCTTGCTAAGTGGAACTTCAGG CTGGCTGCAGTTCATTTGGTGGATTCTCATTACTGCACCGACCCTGGCAAATTCATCTCTGTTCTCTGCACATCCCTCTCCACCATGCTGCATGTTGAGCTGCCCCACATCAATGTCCTCTCCAAAATGGACCTGATAGAACAATATGGGAAATTGG CTTTCAATCTAGATTACTACACAGAAGTTCTTGATCTGTCTTACCTCGTGGATCACTTGGCTTCAGATCCATTTTTCAAGAAATACCGTCGCTTAAATGAGAAACTTGTGGAAGTGATTGAGGACTACAGCTTGGTCTCTTTTATTCCTCTCAATGTCCAG GATAAGGAGAGTATGAGGCGTGTGATGCAGGCAGTGGACAAAGCCAATGGCTATTCTTTTGGAGACTTGGAGCAGAGAAGCCTTGAAGCAATGATGTCTGCCGCAGTAGGAGCTGATTTTCATTTCACATC TACACTGGCTGTCCAGGAGAAGTATATGCAGCCAGATGAGAAAACTGTGGAACAAGAAGCGATGGAAACCCAATAG